In the genome of Leptotrichia trevisanii DSM 22070, the window TCTTATTTTCTCATTTGGGTGTATCATATACTCAAATACAATGCTAAAATATATAATAAAAACTAAGAATTATCATTCTTTCTCTTATTTCTATAACAAAAGAATGTCTTTTAGTTAGAAATAATCTTACTAATAAATATTGTATATTTTATAAAACAGTAGATATATAAAATTTATAATTGGATTCTTCTATCTTGCAAGACATTCTCTTGTATTAAATTCTATTAATTCTCAACATATTCTCTTATAATTTTTTCTGCTTTTTGTGTGATTTCATCATAGCTTCCTTCTGGTGAGAATTTTTCCAGCACTGCTACTTCGATTTTTTTCGGTTTTGGGAACTTCATATATCTTGAATATGCTTCAAATGCACCTTTTATTCCAAGACATTGAACATCTACATTTAGTTCCTTTGAGATTATAGCAAATACCTTTTTAAACTGGGCAACTTTTCCATCCTTTGTTCTTGCTCCTTCTGGGAAAATTACAATGCTTTTTCCACTTTTTAGGTATCCAACTATTTCTTCCACACTTTTTCTAATATTTTTGTTAATATCAATTAACACAACATTTCCATTTGAAACGAGCAATTTCATTACACCTTTTTTAAAATACCAGTCAATTGCTAAAAATAATGTATTAAAAATAATTTTTCTTGGAAATAATGAACCTAAAATTAACGGGTCTACAAAACTTTGGTGATTTGATACAAAAATTTGTGGATTGTCTGTTAATTTTTTTCTGTCAACTTTTTTTACTCTGAAATATAAGTCAATTATTGGCTGGAATACTTTTAACAACTTTGTTACCCATCGGTTTTTGTCGTCTTGTATCGGTTTTGTTTCACTTATAATCTGTTTCCAGTCTACATCGCTATCTTCAAATTTTGTAGCTTTTTGATTAATGTACTCTGATAACAGTTTCAGATTTGGCATTTCAGAAAATTTTTCTTCATCCAGATGAAGTCCAAAACTGTTTTCAATAAATGCAAAAAATTCTACAATGTCGAGAGAATCCATTCCAATTTCTAGCTCCAGATTTTCTTCTGGCTGTGGTTCGATCCCTTTATTTTTCTTGATGTATTCTTTTAATATCTTGTATGCTTCATCTATAGGTTCAGGCATTTTTTCTTTTTTTGTGATTTCATTTTTTTCGTATAAATCTGGCAACATGAATCTACGAATTTTTCCAACCCGAGTTTTTGGCAATTCTTCTTCAAACAGCTTGTAGTCAAGCACTTTTTCATAGTTATGTGCCTTCAAGTTATAATCTTCCACAATATTTTTAATATAAGCCTTTGTGTTTGTAATTCCACGCTTTCTGAACTCCAGTAATTCAGGTACAATTATTGCAGCTAATTTATTATTGTAATTAAAAATGCCGATTTCCTTGATTAATCCGTTACTTTTTGCAATTACTCTATTTTCAAGCGTTTCTGGATCAATATTCTTACCGTTTGAAAGGACAATCATTGTATTTTTTCTTCCACGAATTGTGATATAACCCTCTTCGTCAATTGTCGCCAAATCTCCTGTCTTGAACCATCCATCCTCAGTGATTACTTCTGCTGTCTTTTCAGGCTTATTGTAATAACCTTTCATAACAATCGGCCCTTTAACCCACAATTCTTCATCTACAATTTTTACATCTATATTATTCAATTTTTTTCCAACTGTTCCAATTTTTCTTTCTTTTTTTGAATTTACAGCAATAACTGGTGCAGTTTCAGTAAGTCCATAACCTTCAAGGGCATAAAATCCCAATGTTTCATAAAATTTTGAAATCTCAGGATCCATTTTTGCTCCACCGGCAACAATAAAGTCAAGATGTCCACCAAATTTTTTATGAACTTTTGCAAAAACTTTTCTTTTTATTTTCAATGATTTTACGTTGCTCATCATTTTATAAATAAATCGTGTAATGAATTTTGCATCAATTTGCTGCTTTATCCCATCATAAAATAGCTTGAATACCCTTGGTACACCTATTATTGCGGTTACTCTATTTTTTTCAAGTGCGTCAAATATTTCCTTACTTGCAATTTTTTCCACAAATACAATCGAAGTCTGATATTTTAACATCAAAAGTACACTTGCCGTCAATGGCAGAACATGATGAAATGGCAATATTGCCAAAATCTGATCCCTATGATCAAATATCCCCTTTTCATAAATCCCTTCCATCTCAGTATTCAGATTATTAAACGAGAGCATCACCCCTTTTGGATTCCCAGTTGTCCCAGAAGTGTAAAGCATAGCTGCCGTTTCATCTCCAGTCGGATTTTCCAGCTCAAACTGCATATTTTTTATAGCACTCATTTTTTCCTGCTCAATTGTAATTTTATCCACATTTATTAATTTTACAGTATTTTTTGAACTATATTTTTCAACTGCTTCCAAAATAGTTCCTTCTGTTTCATTCGAGTAGAAAATCACATTTGGATGTGAATCGTTCAAAACGTATATAATCTCGCCAGAGTTACTGTTTGCGTCAAGTGCAATCGCAGCAGATTTTTTATCCCATACTGCAAAAAAACTATATATCCATTCTGGACGATTTTCCATAACAATCAGCCCAAATTTTTCTTTTTCCAGTTCAACTACATATTCAGAAAAATACTTTATATTATTTATCAAATCAATATAATTAATATGTTTATTTTCAAAGTCAACTAATGCCAGTCGCTCCGTTCTCTCTAAAAACATAATTTTGCCTCCTTTTTTTATTGGCATCCCCAAAATTTAATTTAGTATACCATAATCATAAATAAAATTCAATTTCACATTACTTTGTATATAAAAAATTTTGTTCATAAAATATAGTTTTTGAAGCTATTTTTACTATAGTTTTATTAACAAATTAAATATTTTTATTGATTATTTTGAAATATACTGTAAAATATAACTATAATATCGTGAAAAAAATAATTTGAGAAAGGAAAATAAATTTATGAAACCAATTTTTGTTATATCTACAACTTATACAAAATCACTTGAAGAAGTGGGAAAATTTAGACAGGAACATTTTGATTTTATTCAAAAAAATATTGATGCTGAAAAATTTATTGCAGGAGGACGGCAAAATCCCCCAACTGGTGGACTTATTTTGGCATATAACGTAACAAAGGCAGAACTTGAGGAAATATTAAAAGAAGATCCGTATTACAAGAATAATTTGATAGAAACTGTAATAACTGAATTTACACCTGCACTGCTTGATAAGGATTTTGAAAAATTACAATAAAAATAATTATTAATC includes:
- a CDS encoding AMP-binding protein codes for the protein MFLERTERLALVDFENKHINYIDLINNIKYFSEYVVELEKEKFGLIVMENRPEWIYSFFAVWDKKSAAIALDANSNSGEIIYVLNDSHPNVIFYSNETEGTILEAVEKYSSKNTVKLINVDKITIEQEKMSAIKNMQFELENPTGDETAAMLYTSGTTGNPKGVMLSFNNLNTEMEGIYEKGIFDHRDQILAILPFHHVLPLTASVLLMLKYQTSIVFVEKIASKEIFDALEKNRVTAIIGVPRVFKLFYDGIKQQIDAKFITRFIYKMMSNVKSLKIKRKVFAKVHKKFGGHLDFIVAGGAKMDPEISKFYETLGFYALEGYGLTETAPVIAVNSKKERKIGTVGKKLNNIDVKIVDEELWVKGPIVMKGYYNKPEKTAEVITEDGWFKTGDLATIDEEGYITIRGRKNTMIVLSNGKNIDPETLENRVIAKSNGLIKEIGIFNYNNKLAAIIVPELLEFRKRGITNTKAYIKNIVEDYNLKAHNYEKVLDYKLFEEELPKTRVGKIRRFMLPDLYEKNEITKKEKMPEPIDEAYKILKEYIKKNKGIEPQPEENLELEIGMDSLDIVEFFAFIENSFGLHLDEEKFSEMPNLKLLSEYINQKATKFEDSDVDWKQIISETKPIQDDKNRWVTKLLKVFQPIIDLYFRVKKVDRKKLTDNPQIFVSNHQSFVDPLILGSLFPRKIIFNTLFLAIDWYFKKGVMKLLVSNGNVVLIDINKNIRKSVEEIVGYLKSGKSIVIFPEGARTKDGKVAQFKKVFAIISKELNVDVQCLGIKGAFEAYSRYMKFPKPKKIEVAVLEKFSPEGSYDEITQKAEKIIREYVEN
- a CDS encoding YciI family protein — encoded protein: MKPIFVISTTYTKSLEEVGKFRQEHFDFIQKNIDAEKFIAGGRQNPPTGGLILAYNVTKAELEEILKEDPYYKNNLIETVITEFTPALLDKDFEKLQ